In Bacillus sp. NP247, one DNA window encodes the following:
- a CDS encoding aspartate/glutamate racemase family protein, with protein sequence MKTIGLIGGMSWESTSEYYRILNEEIKSRLGGLHSAKCLINSVDFEEIERFQSNGDWDGAGEVLGNAAYSLQKGGADFIIICTNTMHKVVEKIKENINIPVLHIADTTVKEIKRKGIQTIGLLGTKYTMEQDFYKSRIEENNIKVIVPVEKNREKINEIIYTELCLGKITSQSREYYKRVIEELVQKGAQGIILGCTEIGLLIKQEDVVVPIFDTTFIHAIEAVNVALESRL encoded by the coding sequence ATGAAAACGATAGGACTTATAGGTGGTATGAGTTGGGAATCGACTTCGGAATATTATCGAATTTTAAATGAAGAGATAAAAAGTAGATTAGGAGGATTACACTCAGCAAAATGTTTGATTAATAGTGTAGATTTTGAAGAGATTGAACGATTCCAGTCTAACGGGGATTGGGATGGAGCAGGAGAAGTATTAGGGAATGCGGCGTATTCATTGCAGAAGGGAGGAGCAGACTTTATAATCATTTGCACAAATACAATGCATAAAGTAGTGGAGAAAATAAAGGAGAATATTAACATCCCCGTATTACATATTGCTGATACTACTGTAAAAGAAATTAAAAGAAAAGGTATTCAAACGATTGGTCTACTTGGAACAAAATATACAATGGAGCAAGATTTCTATAAGTCACGTATAGAAGAGAATAATATAAAAGTAATAGTGCCAGTAGAAAAAAATAGAGAAAAAATAAATGAAATAATTTATACAGAATTATGTTTAGGAAAAATAACATCGCAATCTAGAGAATATTATAAAAGAGTCATAGAAGAGCTAGTGCAAAAAGGAGCCCAGGGAATAATTTTAGGTTGTACAGAAATAGGATTATTAATAAAGCAGGAAGACGTAGTAGTTCCGATATTCGATACAACTTTTATACATGCAATTGAAGCAGTAAATGTGGCTTTAGAAAGTAGGTTGTAA
- a CDS encoding lipid II flippase Amj family protein: protein MSITLIFIMAFTIVIHAVETSSYSIRLAGVRLKKIAVALSVVGMVLLISRTSNLLQAFLIGGIVDEAKLDSSINLEHVIRLVLLSASVGTLLAIILYPTLTKLFGYVIRNFETDGSFIRMMKTNNIQKLKYTKKYIRFPKFEMIHRMRIGGIPKRIMLINMFATAIYTAGVLSALYASFLNPDYATNASTASGLVNGFATILLTVLLDPRIALLTERALQSEQGAEAMSKMYGWLMISRLFGTLLAQLLFVPGAYWILWIIELMH from the coding sequence ATGTCAATTACGTTAATTTTTATAATGGCTTTCACAATTGTTATCCACGCAGTTGAAACAAGCTCTTATAGTATTCGATTAGCTGGTGTTCGTTTAAAAAAGATAGCTGTTGCCTTATCTGTCGTAGGAATGGTACTGCTTATTTCAAGAACATCTAACTTACTACAAGCCTTCTTAATTGGTGGTATTGTCGATGAAGCAAAACTAGATTCTTCTATTAATTTAGAGCATGTTATACGGCTCGTTCTTTTATCTGCTTCTGTCGGTACATTACTTGCGATTATTCTGTATCCAACTTTGACAAAACTATTTGGATATGTCATTCGAAACTTTGAAACAGATGGTTCTTTCATTCGAATGATGAAAACAAATAACATTCAAAAATTAAAGTACACAAAAAAATATATACGCTTCCCTAAATTCGAAATGATTCATCGAATGAGGATCGGTGGTATCCCAAAACGTATTATGCTTATCAACATGTTTGCTACTGCAATTTATACAGCGGGTGTCCTTTCAGCCCTTTACGCTTCCTTTTTAAACCCAGATTACGCAACAAATGCAAGTACAGCTTCCGGCCTAGTTAATGGTTTTGCTACCATTTTATTAACAGTGTTACTCGATCCACGTATTGCACTTTTAACTGAACGAGCTTTACAATCAGAACAGGGTGCTGAAGCAATGAGTAAAATGTATGGTTGGCTAATGATATCTAGACTTTTCGGCACATTATTGGCACAACTACTATTTGTACCAGGTGCTTACTGGATTTTATGGATTATTGAGCTTATGCATTAA
- a CDS encoding GNAT family N-acetyltransferase encodes MRIYEATIADLDGLASVFNNYRMFYRQDSDLESAKVFLRNRIERKESVIFVAVEDGEYIGFTQLYPSFSSISMKELWILNDLFVQAAKRGSGTGKKLLEAAKKFALENGAKGVKLQTEIDNLSAQRLYAENGYLRDNRYFHYELTF; translated from the coding sequence ATGAGAATATATGAGGCAACAATTGCAGATTTAGATGGACTAGCATCAGTTTTTAATAACTATCGTATGTTTTACCGACAAGATTCCGATTTAGAAAGTGCAAAAGTATTTTTACGAAATCGTATCGAGAGAAAGGAATCCGTTATTTTCGTAGCAGTGGAAGACGGTGAATATATTGGATTCACGCAACTATATCCATCATTTTCTTCCATTTCAATGAAAGAATTATGGATTTTAAATGATCTGTTTGTACAAGCCGCGAAGCGCGGATCTGGCACAGGTAAAAAATTATTAGAAGCTGCTAAAAAATTCGCATTAGAAAATGGCGCAAAAGGTGTAAAATTACAAACAGAGATTGATAATTTATCAGCACAGCGATTATACGCTGAAAATGGTTATTTAAGGGATAATCGTTATTTCCATTATGAATTAACATTTTAA
- a CDS encoding iron-containing alcohol dehydrogenase yields MQEVAEFRMPKSVLYGRNSFEKLGDQSRKLGKRAFIVSDTMMESLGYVERCVDHLNAKGITVITYNEVNTEPTNLHVLEALAICKEGKCDFIIGIGGGSCIDAAKAVAVLHTNGGAIEYYVQKDIEIENDPLPLIAIPTTSGTGSEVTSVAVITNKKTDVKMMIKHPSFTPHVAIIDPIFTSSVPPHITAATGIDALCHAIEAYISKVSQPLTDVLALSAIESIMKYLRIAYEDGDNMEAREAMMIASLQAGIAFSNASVTLVHGMSRPVGALFHVPHGISNAILLPTVLEFTKTSAVKRLAEIGRNLNKDLYSYSEEEVANYTLAEIKKLCFDLCIPNLKEYGIDEIEFENAIFKMASDAIESGSPGNNPRVPSYNEIKQLYRECFNYQYEDSIKTSGN; encoded by the coding sequence TTGCAAGAAGTTGCTGAGTTTCGGATGCCGAAGTCTGTATTATATGGGAGAAATTCGTTTGAAAAACTAGGGGATCAATCAAGAAAGTTAGGGAAAAGGGCTTTTATTGTAAGTGATACAATGATGGAGAGTCTGGGTTATGTTGAAAGATGTGTAGATCACTTAAATGCGAAAGGGATTACTGTTATTACGTACAATGAAGTAAACACTGAGCCTACAAATTTACACGTATTAGAAGCGCTAGCTATTTGTAAAGAAGGAAAATGCGATTTTATCATAGGTATTGGCGGAGGAAGCTGTATTGATGCTGCAAAAGCAGTAGCGGTGTTACATACTAATGGTGGAGCAATTGAATATTATGTTCAAAAAGATATTGAAATAGAAAATGATCCACTACCACTCATTGCAATTCCAACAACTTCAGGTACTGGATCAGAAGTAACAAGTGTAGCAGTAATTACGAATAAAAAAACAGATGTAAAAATGATGATAAAACATCCAAGCTTTACCCCTCATGTTGCGATAATAGACCCAATTTTTACAAGTTCGGTACCACCTCATATTACGGCAGCGACAGGTATAGATGCATTATGCCATGCAATTGAAGCTTATATTTCTAAAGTTTCACAACCTCTTACAGATGTTCTTGCTCTTTCAGCTATTGAAAGTATTATGAAATATTTACGTATTGCATATGAAGATGGAGATAATATGGAAGCAAGGGAAGCAATGATGATCGCTTCATTACAAGCTGGAATTGCATTCTCAAATGCATCAGTTACGTTAGTTCATGGTATGTCAAGGCCAGTAGGTGCACTATTTCATGTACCGCATGGTATATCGAACGCCATACTATTACCTACAGTTTTAGAGTTCACAAAAACAAGTGCAGTGAAAAGGTTAGCCGAGATTGGACGCAATTTAAACAAAGATCTCTACTCATATTCTGAGGAAGAAGTAGCGAATTACACGCTTGCTGAAATAAAGAAACTTTGTTTTGATCTTTGTATTCCAAATTTAAAAGAATATGGAATTGATGAAATTGAGTTTGAAAATGCTATTTTTAAAATGGCCTCGGATGCAATTGAAAGTGGTAGCCCAGGAAATAATCCGCGAGTTCCTTCTTATAATGAAATTAAACAGTTGTATCGAGAATGTTTTAATTATCAATATGAAGATTCTATAAAAACATCAGGTAATTAA
- a CDS encoding GNAT family N-acetyltransferase: MPFQIREATIDDIDALCSLTKELKGSSISYEDMNNRLQFVQMSPFDFLYVYEEEETIFGLLGFRIRENLEDVTRYGEISIISVDSTIRRKGIGQVLMDYAEQLAKKHHCIGTWLVSGTKRVEAHPFYKKLGYEINGYRFVKHF, translated from the coding sequence ATGCCTTTTCAAATTCGTGAAGCGACGATAGATGATATAGATGCACTTTGTTCTTTAACGAAAGAATTAAAAGGTTCCTCTATTTCCTATGAAGATATGAACAACCGATTGCAATTCGTACAAATGAGTCCTTTTGATTTTTTATATGTTTATGAGGAAGAAGAAACTATATTTGGATTACTTGGGTTTCGTATACGCGAAAATTTAGAAGATGTAACTCGTTATGGAGAAATTTCAATTATTAGCGTCGATTCTACAATACGGCGGAAAGGCATTGGACAAGTGTTAATGGATTATGCAGAACAATTAGCAAAGAAGCATCATTGCATTGGAACATGGCTAGTTAGCGGAACAAAAAGAGTGGAAGCACATCCTTTTTACAAAAAATTAGGTTATGAAATAAATGGATATCGATTTGTAAAACATTTTTAA
- a CDS encoding HAD family hydrolase translates to MYTTYLFDLDGTLTDPKEGIINSALYALNKMGIEEGNISELDSFIGPPIQQSFAERYNMNEIEVERAVFYFREYLKQNGLLENKVYDGIGALLQKLKDAGNRLFVATSKPTVFAKQVIEHFQLTRYFEGIIGSNLDGTRIKKEEIIAHILQTNENLKKEEIVMIGDRKHDIIGANHNGITSIGVLYGYGSENELIEVSATHIAKDIEELHHFCIENSLIKK, encoded by the coding sequence ATGTACACTACATATCTCTTTGATTTAGACGGAACATTAACTGATCCGAAAGAAGGAATTATTAATTCTGCTTTATATGCGTTAAATAAGATGGGGATTGAAGAAGGGAATATAAGTGAGTTAGATTCATTTATCGGCCCACCAATCCAACAATCGTTTGCAGAAAGATATAATATGAATGAAATAGAAGTGGAACGAGCTGTGTTTTACTTTCGGGAATATTTAAAGCAAAATGGTTTATTAGAGAATAAAGTATACGATGGAATTGGAGCCCTATTGCAAAAATTAAAGGATGCTGGTAATCGTTTGTTTGTAGCAACTTCAAAGCCAACTGTATTTGCAAAACAAGTTATAGAGCATTTTCAATTAACAAGATATTTTGAGGGTATCATTGGAAGTAATTTAGATGGTACAAGAATAAAAAAAGAAGAAATAATTGCTCATATTTTACAAACGAATGAAAATCTCAAAAAAGAAGAAATTGTCATGATTGGAGATAGAAAGCACGATATAATAGGTGCAAATCATAATGGAATTACTTCAATTGGTGTTTTATATGGCTATGGTAGTGAAAATGAGTTGATTGAAGTTAGTGCGACTCATATAGCGAAGGATATAGAAGAACTACACCATTTTTGTATAGAAAATAGTTTAATAAAAAAATAA
- a CDS encoding ABC transporter ATP-binding protein, producing the protein MLKVNIRSAGYEIGEKTIHDIAFSIEKGELVALIGANGAGKSTTIKTMLGLLVNMNGEISFGEKKNPYAYVPEHPTYYDYLTLWEHIELLMAARENEVGSWEREAEELLHMFRMDKHKHEYLSKFSKGMKQKSMLILAFLTKPDFYIIDEPFIGLDPVATKEFLSYLYKEKERGAGILLCTHVLDTAERICERFLLISQGTLVADGHLESIQTLAEMPGSSLLDCFDVIVRREQHD; encoded by the coding sequence ATGTTGAAGGTGAATATCCGCTCAGCTGGATATGAAATAGGTGAAAAAACAATTCACGATATTGCTTTTTCAATTGAAAAAGGTGAATTAGTTGCTCTTATTGGCGCAAATGGCGCCGGGAAAAGTACGACGATTAAAACGATGCTAGGCTTACTTGTAAATATGAATGGTGAAATATCATTTGGTGAAAAGAAAAACCCGTATGCATATGTGCCGGAACATCCAACATATTATGATTATTTGACGCTCTGGGAACATATTGAATTATTAATGGCTGCTCGTGAGAATGAAGTAGGAAGCTGGGAAAGGGAAGCTGAAGAATTATTACATATGTTTCGAATGGATAAGCATAAGCATGAGTATTTATCAAAGTTTTCAAAAGGTATGAAACAAAAATCGATGCTTATATTGGCGTTTTTAACTAAGCCAGATTTTTATATAATCGACGAACCTTTTATCGGATTAGATCCAGTAGCTACGAAAGAGTTTTTAAGTTATTTATATAAAGAAAAAGAGCGCGGGGCAGGAATTTTACTTTGTACGCACGTATTGGATACTGCCGAAAGAATTTGCGAAAGATTTTTACTCATTTCACAAGGTACATTAGTCGCAGATGGACATTTAGAGTCTATTCAAACGTTAGCGGAAATGCCGGGGAGTTCATTATTAGACTGTTTTGATGTAATCGTAAGGCGTGAACAGCATGATTAA
- a CDS encoding ABC transporter permease — MIKKQFYKRLRHELQRKWKSIRSVTDWTVALYIIIPALIFMGIYYRSLWMETLSMEETIYFGLGLLAFYFVTYSRGVRSFFEQADSLFLISYPTHMRKLIQYGMIYTFIRIAITNVMVVVVMLPVLMKSIGATKIQIILFWTFFTVFRFMLSLLTRFIHIRVGKRWVLWIIKNVIFSMNLSFFGMSLFFTYKNPFYSILFIGLAVFLIIVLVKEKMNYKNYFFKEVEKEKEESMRWTSGIMQVGGHAAKPSSSNKKPWMFPRSKKILGKKADSRIVESFLKEFFRTSSARIFYIQIVCISAVGIIMSPRWIAAIILVFALVAISRYARDYWNEFTKRMFLHLYCAEGKLLLLRWKADRYLLLPVILLYGIVILSHFYLLLAVIAAVIFILLIGWIVFSP, encoded by the coding sequence ATGATTAAAAAACAATTTTATAAAAGATTACGCCATGAACTCCAGCGGAAATGGAAGTCCATACGTTCGGTAACAGATTGGACAGTTGCGTTATATATTATTATTCCAGCACTTATATTTATGGGAATCTATTATCGATCACTATGGATGGAAACATTATCGATGGAAGAGACCATTTATTTCGGATTAGGTTTACTTGCATTTTATTTTGTAACATATTCGAGAGGTGTACGCTCGTTTTTTGAACAAGCAGATAGTCTATTTTTAATTTCGTATCCAACTCATATGCGAAAATTAATTCAGTATGGCATGATATATACATTTATTCGAATAGCGATAACGAATGTAATGGTAGTAGTAGTTATGTTACCGGTGTTAATGAAAAGTATCGGAGCGACAAAGATACAAATCATATTATTTTGGACATTTTTTACTGTATTTCGATTTATGTTGTCGTTGTTGACGAGATTTATACATATACGTGTCGGGAAGCGATGGGTTTTATGGATTATAAAAAATGTAATATTTTCTATGAACTTATCCTTTTTTGGAATGAGTCTATTTTTTACTTATAAAAATCCATTTTATTCAATACTATTTATCGGTCTAGCAGTTTTCCTAATTATAGTATTAGTAAAAGAAAAGATGAATTATAAAAATTACTTTTTTAAAGAAGTTGAGAAAGAAAAGGAAGAAAGTATGCGTTGGACGAGTGGTATTATGCAAGTCGGTGGCCATGCTGCTAAGCCGAGTAGTTCAAATAAAAAACCATGGATGTTTCCACGTTCTAAAAAAATATTAGGGAAAAAAGCTGATTCGCGTATCGTTGAATCTTTTTTGAAAGAATTTTTCCGTACAAGTAGTGCACGAATATTTTATATTCAAATTGTATGTATAAGCGCTGTAGGTATTATTATGAGTCCAAGGTGGATTGCAGCTATTATTCTTGTATTTGCTTTAGTTGCAATTTCTCGTTATGCGCGTGATTATTGGAATGAATTTACGAAAAGAATGTTTCTTCATTTATATTGTGCTGAAGGGAAATTACTATTGTTAAGATGGAAGGCGGATCGTTATTTATTACTTCCAGTAATACTTTTGTATGGAATAGTTATACTTTCTCACTTTTATTTATTACTAGCTGTAATCGCAGCAGTTATTTTTATATTATTGATTGGTTGGATTGTATTTTCACCATAA
- a CDS encoding SAM-dependent methyltransferase — protein MFSVQPIAFVHNERKEIKDDEWGEVRSCITLTELYTEESIQGIEDFSHIEVVFYFHKVTDEQIQYFARHPRNNNDYPKVGIFAQRGKNRPNRIGVTIVKVIKREGKSIIVEGLDAIDGTPILDIKPIMKEFMPKEEIQQPKWVTDIMRKYWKGNGVK, from the coding sequence ATGTTTTCAGTTCAACCAATCGCATTTGTACATAATGAAAGAAAGGAAATAAAAGATGATGAATGGGGAGAAGTAAGATCCTGTATTACTTTAACTGAATTGTATACAGAGGAAAGTATACAAGGGATTGAAGATTTTTCTCATATTGAAGTTGTTTTTTATTTTCATAAAGTAACGGATGAACAAATTCAATATTTTGCTAGACATCCTAGAAATAATAATGATTATCCTAAAGTAGGTATTTTTGCACAGCGCGGGAAAAATCGCCCGAATCGCATAGGTGTAACAATTGTAAAAGTGATAAAAAGAGAAGGTAAATCAATTATTGTTGAGGGGTTAGATGCTATTGATGGCACCCCTATATTGGATATAAAGCCAATAATGAAAGAGTTTATGCCGAAAGAAGAAATACAACAGCCTAAATGGGTAACGGATATAATGAGAAAGTATTGGAAGGGGAATGGAGTAAAATGA
- a CDS encoding GntP family permease, whose product MELVIILLALSLLMFVAYRGFSVILFAPIFALFAVFLTEPSYVLPFFSNIFMEKMVGFIKLYFPVFLLGAIFGKVVEMSGIADSIAKTIVELVGEKRTILAIVLMGAILTYSGVSVYVVVFAIFPFAAKLFRQANIPKRLIPGTIVLGAVTFTMDALPGSPQIQNVIPTTFFKTDIYAAPILGIVGAIFVLTLGLLYLESRRKKAKAAGEGYFGFNDGNTEMAASLQLEQKDMPILSSIEITRVQQVIAFVPLILVGVMNKVFTIMIPKWYPNGFDFSAIGMKAFGKVELSAVVGIWSVELALIIGILSTLLLYWKRVVTGFQAGLNTSIGGALLATMNTGAEFGFGGVIAALPGFAIMRDSISATFTNPLVNGAVTTNILAGITGSASGGMGIVLSAMGDKFIAAANQFDIPLEVMHRIVSMASGGMDTLPHNGAIITILTVTGLTHKQSYKDIFAITVLKTVAVFLVIAFYTLTGIY is encoded by the coding sequence TTGGAGCTAGTTATTATATTATTAGCACTGAGTTTACTTATGTTTGTAGCATATAGAGGTTTTTCTGTTATTTTATTCGCACCGATATTTGCATTATTTGCTGTATTTTTGACAGAACCTAGTTATGTATTACCTTTCTTTTCTAATATTTTTATGGAGAAAATGGTAGGGTTTATAAAGCTATACTTCCCTGTGTTTTTACTAGGAGCAATTTTTGGGAAAGTAGTTGAAATGTCAGGAATTGCGGACTCTATTGCAAAGACGATTGTAGAGTTAGTTGGGGAAAAACGTACAATTTTAGCGATTGTTTTAATGGGGGCTATTTTAACGTATAGTGGCGTTAGTGTATATGTAGTGGTATTCGCTATATTTCCTTTTGCAGCTAAATTGTTTCGACAAGCGAATATTCCAAAGCGCTTAATTCCCGGAACGATTGTTCTTGGAGCAGTGACGTTTACAATGGATGCGCTCCCTGGATCACCACAAATTCAAAATGTAATACCTACAACATTTTTTAAAACGGATATTTATGCTGCACCGATACTTGGTATTGTAGGGGCGATTTTTGTTCTCACGTTAGGTTTATTATATTTAGAGAGTAGGCGTAAGAAGGCAAAAGCAGCAGGTGAAGGGTATTTTGGTTTTAACGATGGGAATACTGAAATGGCAGCATCTTTGCAATTAGAACAAAAAGATATGCCGATATTAAGCAGTATTGAAATTACAAGAGTACAGCAAGTAATTGCATTTGTACCACTTATTTTAGTAGGTGTAATGAATAAAGTTTTCACAATCATGATACCAAAGTGGTATCCGAATGGGTTTGATTTCTCAGCTATTGGTATGAAAGCATTTGGAAAAGTGGAATTAAGTGCGGTAGTTGGGATTTGGTCTGTAGAATTGGCACTTATTATAGGGATTTTATCAACCCTTTTATTATATTGGAAACGAGTAGTAACTGGATTTCAAGCTGGATTGAATACAAGTATTGGTGGAGCGCTACTTGCAACAATGAATACAGGAGCTGAGTTTGGATTTGGTGGTGTTATTGCAGCACTTCCAGGTTTTGCAATTATGAGAGATAGCATCTCTGCAACGTTCACAAATCCTTTAGTGAATGGAGCGGTAACAACAAATATTTTAGCCGGTATTACAGGTTCTGCATCAGGAGGAATGGGGATTGTTTTAAGTGCGATGGGGGATAAATTTATTGCAGCGGCCAATCAATTTGATATTCCGTTAGAAGTTATGCACCGTATCGTATCAATGGCATCAGGAGGAATGGATACATTACCACATAACGGGGCTATTATTACTATTCTTACAGTAACAGGTTTAACACATAAACAGTCATATAAAGATATATTCGCTATTACAGTTTTGAAAACGGTTGCTGTATTTTTAGTTATCGCATTCTATACTCTTACAGGAATTTATTAA
- a CDS encoding HAD-IIIA family hydrolase, which produces MTNIKAIFIDRDGTIGGDTTIHYPGSFTLFPFTKAALQKLKAQNIKIISFTNQPGIADGIATVADFVQELKGFGFDDIYVCPHKHGDGCECRKPSTGMLLKAAEKHGLDLTECAVVGDRWTDIVAGAKVNATTILVRTGAGYDALHTYRDKWAHIEPNYIAENFEDATNWVLNQL; this is translated from the coding sequence ATGACAAACATTAAAGCAATTTTCATTGATCGTGACGGTACAATTGGCGGCGACACTACAATACATTACCCTGGATCTTTTACATTATTCCCCTTTACAAAAGCAGCTCTGCAAAAACTAAAAGCTCAAAATATAAAAATTATCTCTTTCACAAATCAACCAGGTATCGCGGATGGAATAGCGACTGTAGCTGATTTTGTACAAGAATTAAAAGGTTTCGGTTTTGATGATATTTACGTTTGTCCACATAAACATGGTGATGGTTGTGAATGCCGTAAACCAAGTACAGGCATGCTTCTTAAAGCAGCGGAAAAACATGGGCTTGATTTAACAGAATGTGCTGTAGTTGGTGATCGCTGGACTGATATTGTGGCAGGAGCAAAAGTGAATGCCACAACGATATTAGTACGAACAGGCGCTGGATACGATGCTTTACATACGTACCGAGACAAGTGGGCACATATTGAGCCAAACTACATTGCAGAAAACTTTGAAGATGCAACAAACTGGGTTTTAAATCAACTATAA